The proteins below come from a single Vitis vinifera cultivar Pinot Noir 40024 chromosome 9, ASM3070453v1 genomic window:
- the LOC100267002 gene encoding CASP-like protein 3A1, with product MNGLKTPPEIGIQLPEAKVAAETGTMSGPLVPPRSDRSVRRGTDVAHVVLRFVCLLTSVIALSLMATAKEAASISIYGFLLPVSSKWSFSDSFEYLVGVSAAVAAHALLQLIISVSRLLRKSPVIPSRNHAWLIFAGDQAFAYAMLSAGSAASGVTNLNRTGIRHSPLPNFCKPLRSFCDHVAASIAFTFFSCFLLATSAILDVIWLSKY from the exons ATGAACGGCCTGAAAACGCCGCCGGAAATCGGGATACAGCTGCCGGAGGCGAAAGTGGCGGCGGAGACGGGGACAATGAGCGGGCCGCTAGTGCCTCCCAGGTCTGACCGGAGTGTTCGCCGGGGAACTGACGTTGCTCACGTCGTTCTCCGGTTCGTTTGTCTTTTAACCTCGGTGATAGCTCTGTCGTTGATGGCCACAGCTAAGGAAGCTGCCTCCATCTCCATCTATGGTTTTCTCCTCCCGGTTTCCTCCAAGTGGTCCTTCTCCGACTCCTTTGA GTATTTGGTCGGAGTTTCGGCAGCTGTTGCTGCTCACGCTTTGCTGCAACTGATTATTAGCGTATCAAGGCTGTTGAGGAAGTCTCCAGTGATTCCCTCTCGGAATCATGCATGGCTCATTTTTGCTGGAGATCAG GCCTTTGCATACGCGATGTTGAGTGCTGGGTCAGCTGCTTCAGGAGTCACCAACCTAAACCGCACGGGAATTCGACATTCACCTCTACCAAATTTCTGTAAGCCCTTACGTAGCTTCTGCGACCATGTTGCTGCCTCAATAGCCTTCACTTTCTTCAGTTGCTTCTTGCTTGCCACCTCTGCCATTTTAGATGTAATTTGGCTATCCAAGTACTAA
- the LOC100249694 gene encoding probable disease resistance protein At5g63020 produces MDCVSPILDVATRLWDCTTKRAVYIGDLQEILESLSKAMEELKNIAEDVKTKVELAEKNRQMRRTREVDGWLQSVRVLEKQVDEILQKGNQEIQRKCLGSCCPKNCRSSYKIGKIASKKLGAIADLSKSCINDVANRLLQDPVDERPMEKTVGLDLMYAEVCRCILDEQLGIIGLYGMGGVGKTTLMTKVNNEFFKTSNDFEVVIWIVVSSSANVGKVQEVIRNKLDIPDDRWRNRAEDEKAVEIFNTLKSKRFVILLDDVWERLDLQKLGVPSPNSQNKSKVILTTRSRDVCHDMDAQKSIKVECLTQDEAINLFKKKVGESTLCSHPDIPKLAEIAAKECKGLPLALITIGRAMAGKSTLQEWE; encoded by the coding sequence ATGGATTGCGTGAGCCCAATCCTTGATGTTGCCACTCGCTTATGGGATTGCACCACCAAACGCGCAGTTTATATTGGTGATCTGCAAGAAATCCTTGAATCTTTGAGCAAAGCCATGGAGGAGCTGAAGAACATAGCTGAAGATGTAAAGACCAAGGTGGAACTTGCCGAGAAAAACCGACAAATGAGACGAACACGGGAAGTTGATGGCTGGCTTCAAAGCGTACGAGTCTTGGAAAAACAAGTAGATGAAATACTGCAAAAGGGTAATCAAGAAATCCAGAGGAAATGCCTTGGAAGTTGCTGTCCCAAGAACTGCCGGTCCAGCTACAAGATCGGGAAGATAGCGAGTAAAAAGCTTGGTGCTATCGCTGATCTAAGTAAGAGCTGTATTAATGATGTAGCTAATAGATTACTTCAAGATCCGGTGGACGAGAGGCCAATGGAGAAGACTGTGGGCTTGGATCTGATGTACGCTGAGGTTTGCAGATGCATCCTAGATGAACAACTGGGAATTATTGGATTATACGGAATGGGAGGTGTTGGGAAAACTACCCTCATGACCAAAGTCAATAATGAGTTCTTCAAAACAAGCAATGATTTTGAAGTAGTCATTTGGATTGTAGTATCCAGCTCTGCAAATGTGGGAAAAGTACAAGAAGTCATTCGGAATAAATTAGACATCCCCGATGACAGATGGAGAAATAGAGCCGAGGATGAAAAGGCAGTAGAAATTTTCAATACCCTGAAGTCAAAAAGATTTGTGATATTGTTAGATGATGTATGGGAGCGACTTGATCTCCAAAAACTGGGGGTTCCTTCTCCTAATTCTCAAAACAAGTCCAAAGTAATATTAACAACTCGATCTCGGGATGTTTGTCATGATATGGATGCTCAAAAGAGCATTAAGGTGGAGTGTTTGACACAAGACGAGGCCATCAATTTGTTCAAGAAGAAGGTTGGAGAGAGTACTCTATGTTCACATCCAGACATACCTAAGCTAGCTGAAATTGCTGCTAAAGAGTGCAAAGGTTTGCCACTTGCACTCATTACTATTGGGCGAGCCATGGCTGGTAAGAGTACACTACAAGAATGGGAATGA
- the LOC104880301 gene encoding probable disease resistance protein At5g63020, whose protein sequence is MDCVSPILDVVTRVWDCTAKHAVYIRDLQENMDSLRNAMQELKNVHEDVKGRVELEEQRQMRRTNEVDGWLHGVLAMEIQVNEILEKGDQEIQKKCPGTCCPRNCRSSYKLGKKATKKLGAVIELRNKGRFDVVADRLPQAPVDERPMEKTVGLDLMFTGVCRYIQDEELGIIGLYGMGGAGKTTLMTKVNNEFIRSSKSFEIAIWVVVSRPASVEKVQDVIRNKLDIPDDRWRNRTEDEKAVAIFNVLKAKRFVMLLDDVWERLDLQKVGVPSPNSQNKSKVILTTRSLDVCRDMEAQKSLKVECLTEDEAINLFKKKVGETTLNSHSDIPQLAEIAAKECQGLPLAIVTIGRAMADKKTPQEWERAIQMLKTYPSKFSEDHEIWDEDLIFLWIGEGFLDGFASIDEALNQGHHIIEHLKTVCLFENGLFDRVKMHDVIRDMALWLASEYRGNKNIILVEEVDTVEVYQVSKWKEAHRLHLATSSLEELTIPPSFPNLLTLIVRSRGLETFPSGFFHFMPVIKVLDLSNSGITKLPTGIEKLITLQYLNLSNTTLRELSAEFATLKRLRYLILNGSLEIIFKEVISHLSMLRVFSIRSTYHLSERNDISSSTEEEEEEEANYSRKDDKAIYLHEDNKALLEELEGLEHINWVSLPIVGTLSFQKLLNSQKLLNAMRDLDLWNLEGMSILQLPRIKHLRSLTIYRCGELQDIKVNLENERGRRGFVADYIPNSIFYNLLSVQVHLLPKLLDLTWLIYIPSLKHLGVYHCESMEEVIGDASGVPENLSIFSRLKGLYLFFVPNLRSISRRALPFPSLETLMVRECPNLRKLPLDSNSARNSLKTIDGTSEWCRGLQWEDETIQLTFTPYFNK, encoded by the exons ATGGATTGTGTGAGCCCAATCTTGGATGTTGTAACTCGCGTGTGGGACTGCACAGCCAAGCATGCAGTCTACATCAGGGATCTACAGGAAAATATGGACTCTTTAAGAAACGCAATGCAGGAGCTGAAGAATGTACATGAAGATGTGAAGGGAAGAGTTGAACTTGAAGAGCAACGGCAAATGAGGCGCACGAATGAAGTGGACGGCTGGCTCCATGGTGTACTAGCCATGGAAATACAAGTCAACGAGATCCTGGAGAAAGGCGATCAGGAAATCCAGAAGAAATGCCCTGGAACTTGTTGCCCCAGAAACTGCCGGTCCAGCTACAAGCTCGGGAAGAAAGCGACTAAAAAGCTGGGTGCTGTGATTGAATTAAGGAACAAGGGACGCTTTGATGTTGTGGCTGATAGGTTACCTCAAGCTCCGGTGGATGAGAGGCCGATGGAGAAGACTGTGGGCTTAGATCTGATGTTTACAGGGGTTTGCAGATACATCCAAGATGAGGAACTCGGAATTATTGGGTTGTACGGTATGGGGGGTGCCGGGAAAACTACCCTCATGACCAAAGTGAATAATGAGTTCATTAGATCGAGCAAGAGCTTTGAAATCGCCATTTGGGTTGTAGTATCCAGGCCAGCAAGTGTGGAAAAAGTACAAGACGTCATTCGGAACAAGTTAGACATCCCGGATGATAGATGGAGAAACAGAACTGAGGATGAAAAAGCAGTAGCAATTTTCAATGTCTTGAAGGCAAAAAGGTTTGTGATGCTGCTAGATGATGTATGGGAGCGGCTTGATCTCCAAAAAGTGGGGGTTCCTTCTCCTAATTCCCAAAACAAGTCCAAAGTAATATTAACAACCCGTTCTCTGGATGTTTGTCGGGATATGGAAGCTCAAAAAAGCCTTAAGGTGGAGTGTTTGACAGAAGATGAGGCTATTAATTTGTTCAAGAAGAAGGTTGGAGAGACTACTCTAAATTCACATTCGGATATACCCCAACTTGCTGAAATTGCTGCTAAAGAATGCCAAGGCTTACCACTTGCAATCGTCACTATTGGGCGAGCTATGGCTGACAAGAAGACTCCACAAGAATGGGAGCGAGCAATCCAAATGTTGAAGACTTATCCATCAAAGTTTTCAG AGGACCATGAAATTTGGGATGAGGATCTTATATTCCTTTGGATTGGAGAAGGGTTTTTGGATGGATTTGCTAGCATAGATGAAGCATTAAACCAAGGGCACCACATCATTGAGCATCTAAAGACAGTATGTCTATTCGAGAATGGTCTATTTGATAGGGTTAAAATGCATGATGTCATTCGTGATATGGCTTTATGGTTAGCTTCAGAATATAGGGGCAATAAGAACATAATCTTGGTAGAAGAAGTTGATACTGTGGAAGTTTACCAAGTTTCAAAGTGGAAAGAGGCACATCGGCTACACCTGGCGACAAGTAGTTTGGAAGAACTCACTATACCACCATCTTTTCCCAATCTCTTAACTTTAATTGTTAGGAGTAGAGGCCTGGAAACATTTCCGAGTGGATTCTTCCATTTCATGCCAGTTATAAAAGTTCTGGATTTGTCAAATTCTGGAATAACTAAATTACCTACTGGAATCGAAAAATTAATTACACTGCAATATCTCAATTTGTCAAATACAACTCTAAGAGAATTGTCCGCGGAGTTTGCGACTTTGAAAAGACTAAGATATCTGATATTAAATGGTagtcttgaaataatttttaaggaaGTAATATCACATCTCTCAATGTTGAGAGTTTTTAGTATAAGATCTACATATCACTTGTCAGAAAGAAATGATATTTCGTCATCCacagaggaggaggaggaggaggaagccAATTATTCAAGGAAGGATGATAAGGCTATTTATTTACATGAGGATAATAAAGCATTATTAGAGGAGTTAGAAGGGTTGGAGCACATAAATTGGGTCTCTTTGCCCATTGTAGGTACTCTGTCTTTCCAAAAGTTATTGAACTCCCAAAAACTACTGAATGCTATGAGAGATTTAGACCTTTGGAACTTGGAAGGTATGAGCATACTCCAATTGCCAAGAATCAAACATCTACGTAGCCTTACAATATATAGATGTGGGGAGCTACAAGACATAAAAGTCAATCTAGAAAATGAGAGGGGTAGACGGGGATTTGTAGCAGATTATATCCCTAACTCAATTTTCTACAACCTCCTCTCAGTACAGGTTCATCTACTTCCAAAGTTGTTGGACTTGACATGGCTTATTTACATCCCAAGTCTTAAACATCTTGGTGTATATCACTGTGAATCCATGGAAGAAGTGATAGGTGATGCGAGTGGGGTCCCTGAAAATCTTAGCATATTCTCAAGACTCAAAGGTTTGTACTTGTTTTTTGTACCAAATCTAAGGAGCATCAGCAGACGAGCTTTGCCATTTCCTTCCTTGGAAACCCTCATGGTGAGGGAATGCCCAAACCTAAGGAAGCTGCCATTGGATTCAAACAGTGCAAGAAACAGTTTAAAGACAATTGACGGGACATCAGAGTGGTGCCGAGGGTTGCAGTGGGAGGATGAAACCATTCAGCTCACTTTCACTCCCTACTTCAACAAATAG